Part of the Canis aureus isolate CA01 chromosome 3, VMU_Caureus_v.1.0, whole genome shotgun sequence genome, GAAGCAGGTGGCTGGGCCTCCTCTCCTACCGCGGACACACAGGACAACACTCAGTGTCTCCTCAGTCCCTGTGAATGGAGCTCTGTCAGGCTGGCTGGAGACGTCCCAGCTGGCAGTGTGAATGGGAGACTGCGGATGGGGGGGGAGGCAGCTTCCTTCCTGGTCCCGGAGCCCGCTGTCCCTACAAGGGTGGGTGTGGGGTGAGGGCTAGAGCTCTGGGGGCCCTCAGCTGTAATGGGAGGCATCTGCCCCCGGGGAGTTCAGGGCGATGTTCTGTGCTGGGGTCAGGAAGAGGCTGTGGAGGGCAGTGCCTCACCTCAGCGTTGGCTCTGGGGGAAGCCTGGCAGGGCGGCAGTGTCCTCACAGCCAGGGGTGGACACTCACTAGGGGCTGGGCTCCTACCACCCCCAGGACTTCTCCTATGATGAGCCCAAAGTGGAGTTTGATGTGGATGCACCCAGCGGTGTGGTGATGGAGGGCTATCTCTTCAAGAGGGCCAGTAATGCCTTCAAGACATGGAACCGGTGAGGGAGGGGTATTTCCAGGGGGTCTGTGGGGCAGACATGGGGTTGGCTCTGCCTGACCCCCTCCTGGCCCATCCACCTGCCCAGGCGCTGGTTCTCCATCCAGAACAGCCAGCTGGTCTACCAGAAGAAGCTCAAGGTGCGCCTcagggctgctggggctgggTCTGTGactcctgggcccctcccctcctggaccctggggtggGCTGCTCTGTGGGGGGAGGTTGTACAGGGGTGAGGACACCCCTTGGGTGTCAGACAGTCTGTGTCTTTGAAGTAGAGTGATAAACAGGTGGCCAGTGCAGGACCAGGGCTGGGTGCTGAGCACAAGGCCCATGGTGCTACTGCCTGCAGGACGTGCTGACTGTGGTGGTGGATGACCTCCGTCTGTGCTCTGTGAAGCCATGTGAGGACATTGAGCGGAGGTTCTGCTTTGAGGTCGTGTCACCCACCAAGTGAGGAGGCCCaacccagggcaggggtggggagggagcccctGCCTGCCTGGCCTGATGGACCCCTTCCTCCAGGAGCTGCATGCTACAGGCCGACTCAGAGAAGCTGCGGCAGGCCTGGGTTCAAGCTGTGCAAGCCAGCATTGCCTCCGCCTACCGGGAGAGCCCAGACAGCTGCTACAGTGAGGTGTGGCCCTCTTAGTAccctgtgtgtgtgcgcatgtgtgtgcgAGATACCTGTGTGCTGCAGGGGGGTGGCCCCTATAGGCTGCATGCAAGCAGATGTGTACGATGTCAGCATGTGTCTGTATAGGCCGGTGTGCATATTGTGTACGTGTGAGTATGCACACACACGTGAGCACACAGCTTATGTTTTAGCTGTCCTAGCCTGTGCTGGCACCTCCAgctagggagggagagggggtccCCCTGGGGTGATGGAGGCTGGAGCTCCTGAGGGCTGAGTGGCCCCTTACACCATCCACAGAGGCTGGACCGCACAGCATCTCCATCCACGAGTAGCATCGACTCTGCTACAGACTCTCGGGAGCGCAGTGTCAAGGGCGAGAGTGTGCTGCAGCGTGTGCAGAATGTGGCTGGCAACAGCCAGTGTGGGGACTGTGGCCAGCTGGATCCCCGCTGGGCCAGCATCAACCTGGGTGTGCTGCTCTGCATTGAGTGCTCAGGCATTCACAGGTAGGCCCACTGGGTGGGCTGGGCAGGGGTGCTGGGGTCGAGCTGCTCCCTGACTCACCCCTACCTCCTCACTGTCCAGGAGCCTGGGTGTCCACTGCTCTAAGGTGCGGTCCCTGACTCTGGACTCGTGGGAGCCGGAGCTGCTGAAGGTATGTATGTATGAGGCCATCACAAGCTGCCACACTAGCAGGAGCCAGGTCTGCCAGCTTGGGGGATGTGGGGCACCCTGGAGCTGGAGCTGATGTTGGCACACCCTGTGTCCTGCTAGCTGATGTGTGAGCTTGGAAACAGCACCATGAACCAGATCTACGAGGCTCAGTGTGAGGGACCAGGTAGCAGGAAGCCTACAGCCAGCAGCCCcaggtgaggtggggaggggtagcCTAGACCAGGCCAGGGGAGCCCCCGCCCTTGAGTGCCACCTCATGTCCACTCCTGGTCCAGGCAAGACAAAGAGGCCTGGATCAAGGACAAGTATGTGGAAAAGAAGTTCCTGCGGAAGCCGCCCTCAGCACCAGCTCGTGAGGCCCCTCGGCACTGGCGGGTGCAGAAGTGCCAGCGCCACCACAGCTCCCCCCGAGCCCCCGCTGCCCGCCGCAAGGTCCGACTGGAGCCTGTCCTGCCCTCCGTGGCTGCTCTGTCTTCAGGTGCCAGGGGGGCTGCACCCTCAGCTCACATACCTGTGCAAGGGTGGGAGGTGGGCTGTAGCTGCCAAGCCTCAGGCCCTAGGAAGATCAGGGtagggcaggaggagggacacagagactccCAGCATGATTAGGCCTCAATTTCCCCACCTCCCTGCAGCAGGTGCTGGGGAACGCAAGTTCCGGAGGGACTCTCTCTTCTGCCCAGATGAGCTGGACTCCCTCTTCTCCTACTTTGACGCAGGAGCTGCTGCAGCTGGTCCACGTAGTAAGTGCTGTGAGGACTCTAGTACCCTGCTGCccactgcctttggccccagtCAGGGCAGCAGTGCAGGGGCCAGGCATGGCTCACCTGTAAGGTGGCTGAGTGTGGCCAGCCAAAGCCCCTTGCTTGGAGACTGGAGGGACTGGTGTTCCTTGCAGGGAGGACAGGGCTGGGGAGAATCTGGGGGCCAAGGAGAGCTAAGGCTGAGATAGCCTCTCAAGGGTTTGGGCTTACTTGGCCACTGGATCAGAGGCTAAGGCCATGATCCTCAAGACTGATGTATGTGAATTGCGTGTGTGGTATGCACACTGCAGTATGTGTATGTGATGTGCGTGGGTGTACACGGCATGTGCATACTTGTGTGCATGCACACTTGTGGCCTGGGCAGCTGTGTGCTGGAGCCAGCCTGAGAGACAATCCTTGGAGTTGGGGGCCCAATGCTACAAGCAGGGCTTCCTGTTAATGATTTCTTGGCACCCAGTGGTTACCCATTGCCTATGTAGAGCTTTTTGGGCAATGTAGACAGAAGGCATTGGACCCAGACCAGGAACTcagagggcgggggtggggtgatgAGGGGGTGTCCTCTGGCAGCAGAGGGCGCTGCCTCACCATCATTCCTAAGTCTGGGGCTGCCCTTGGGTAAGCCATCTGGGATTTCGCTCAGtgctggggagggatgggggtgtGCCCTGCACTTGGTGAAGACCTCACGCTGCACGGTGATCTCCCAGCATGCACTCGCCACGAACAGGCCTGAACGCCTGACTGCACGGTTATGCTTCAGTCCCTCTATCCCGCTAGGGCTGACCTGCCTGAGGGTAGGCTTCCTCTGGAGCTATGCTCTTGGGTGCGCTACTTGAGCTCCTTTGAGCTATCACTTGGTTTTCTCCCCTTCCCGCCATCCTAGGCAGAGCTCCCCTCCTCTAGGGCATTTCCCAGGGATGGATGGGCATTCTAGCCTTCCTGCAGGGCTCTGGGAGGAGTCAGGTACTCTAAGGACCTCCATCTGTCCCTGGACCCCACAGGTCTGAGCAGCGACAGTGGCTTAGGGGGCAGCTCTGATGGCAGCTCGGACGTTCTGGCCTTCAGCACAGGCTCCGTGGTGGACAGTGTCACGGAGGAGGGTGGGTGCACCCTACCTGCCTCACTGCAGCCCAGCCTGTGCCCTCCCCCGACCCTCCTTCAGGCCATGTTGCAGCCCCTGACTTTACTCCTCCCTTTAGAGGGTGCAGAGTCTGAGGAGTCCAGTGGTGAGGCAGACGGAGAGGCTGAGGCCTGGGGCCTGGCAGACGTGCGTGAGCTACACCCTGGGCTCCTGGCACACCGAGCGGCGCGCACCCGAGACCTCCCTGCGCTGGCCGCCGCGCTGGCTCACGGGGCGGAGGTCAACTGGGCTGACACAGAGGACGAGGGCAAGACGCCGTTGGTGCAGGCTGTGCTAGGGGTGAGCAGATGCGGGGAGGGCACAGGTGCGTCTTTGGCACTGGCTTCCTTATGGCGCCAACACCAGGATACCCTGTACCCTCCTGGAGACCAGCCAAAGTCCATTTCCTCAGCTGAGCCTGAACTGTCCTCGGCTCCCTAGGGCTCCCTGATTGTCTGTGAATTCCTTCTGCAAAATGGAGCAGATGTGAACCAAAAAGACAGCCGGGGCCGGGCGCCCCTGCACCACGCCACGCTCCTGGGACGCACAGGGTGAGTCTCTGGCACCCCTCCTGCCTGCGGGGGCCCAGGGTTGCCTTAGCCCACCCCGGGCTACCTGTGACTCGTCCTCTCCATACTGCAGTCAGGTGTGCCTGTTCTTGAAGCGAGGGGCTGACCAACATGCCTTGGACCATGAGCAGCAGGACCCGCTGAGCATCGCGGTCCAGGAGGCAAACGCAGACATTGTCACTTTGTGAGCGTGGGCGGGGCCACGGGGTGGGGAGAGAGCCTGGGGTCCTCAGTGAGGGGTAGAGGGGCCAccaaggtgggggaaggggcatgcCTCATCCTGCATCTCCCACAGGCTGCGTCTGGCACGCATGGCTGAGGAGATGCGAGAGGCCGAGGCGCCCCCTGGCCAGCCGGGCGCCCTGCTGGGGACCAGCCCCACGGAGCTCCAGTACCGCAGGTGCATCCAGGAGTTCATCAGCCTCCACCTGGAGGAGAGCTAGGGTGGGCGGCCGGGTCTGGCCAGAGGCTGCAGCGGGAgcctccctgtccccccaccctgcctgccctgcctctgGTGGCCCTGGGCCCGATTCCTGagagccccagggcctggccagcTCTCCTTAGAgccgccccagccccagggctTGTGAGGGACCCCAGCACTGAGTCTTAAGAAGCCCCACTTTCCCCCTGGGAGGTGCTGCATCGCCTGGCACCCCTCATCACACCTGGGGACCCCGTGTCTTCAGGTGACCCCTTTCCTGGGGACCTGGGTTGCTCACGTCACAAACCACTCTGAAGGCCCCATATCACCTTGTGCCCCTCAGATGCCCCCTCCCTCTGGGGTCTGTGTCACCTTATGCCCCTGCATCCATCCTATGTCCTCTCTGCCTTCAGGGCCTGTGTCACCTCGTGCCCCCACCTTTACTGCCGTAGAACACTGACCTGCTAGTTGGGTCCCACCTACACACCCCCAGAGCCCCTCTGCTAGGCCCTGGGGCTGGTGGCTGGCCACCAGTGCCCTTTGAGGGCAGAAGGGGCAGCCCATCCAGGGAATCAACCCGTGTACCTCACTTAGTTACCAGCATCCAGGCTGGGCTTCTCGGGTGCTGGGGGGGTGGGCTGTGGCCTGGGGCCTCAGCCCTGGCTGGACGCAGGCGTCCCAAGGCCATGTGGCTGGCCACACAGGCCCCAGTGCTGTGTGGCCGGAGACCTGTCCCTGCCTTCTCCAGAGGCTCTGGCCCAGAGCCGGTGCATAAAGGACTTTGGCACTTTCCACCCCTGCATCTGACATTCTTTGTCACAGACTGAGCAGATTTTCTACAACGACCTCTTTCTCACTTTGTCTTGCGTCTTTTCTCTGTGGATTCTTGAGGACCACCTTGACACACCTGGCTCTGCCTGCTGCTGGGGGGAGGCTCCTGCAACTCTACCCTGCCCCTCACTGGCCTCACCCCTCAAGCCGGGCCTGTGGATGGGTCCAGGGGCCCCTCAGATCACCCCCCCAGGGCCCACCAAGGCGTTCATCCTGCATTCCCCCTTCCGGGAGCCCTGGGGCAGTGGCTGGGCCTCACCCCAACTTACATCCTTGGTCTGGCCAAGGCCACTATGCAAAAGCTGTCCAGGGAGGCTCCATGGGCGGCAAGGTGGGTGCTGAGTCCCCCAACTCCCTCGCCTGTTGGCTGTGACCCCTAAAGAGCAGAATTAactccctcctttctccctgcttgagctctgcccccacctcccaccccactaCCTGCATCAGGGCCTCGGGCTGGCAGGACCTGCCCCCGCTCCAGATCACAGTTAATAAACTGCTGCTTGCATCCCTGCCTGTCATTGGCTCACCCGCCTTACTCCACTCTGTCTCATCTGGGGAGGAGGTGTCTCTGGGTCACCTAATGGTGACCCTGAGTGGGAGAGCATCCGTGCCCTGAAAGGATGCAGTAAACCAGAACGCAGCCACGGCCTGCTGGGGGCCTGCTGGGGGCCTTGGGActtcccccagccccccgcccctcttcctttctctggccTGGACTGTGCCCCCTGGAGGGCACAGTAGGGAGTGGATGCTTAGTTGTGAGAGTGGTCTGGGGCTTGTCCTGTCTCCTGGGCAAGCCCTGGCCCTGCAAGCTGGCCATGGGCACGGTGTCCTcctgtcccccagcccccacagtgCGTCTGTGGCTCCAAGGAGTGTGGATTTATAGCCAGGGGTTTTCAGCTTACGCAGGAGGGGTAACTGGGAAGCGCACACACTGTAGCCACCAGGTGGAATCACTGATTTTATTACAAAGCAGCCCAAGGCTACCAAGTACCGGCCTGGCTCTAccttccctcccacctgccctgagctgagggagGCTCTGGCTGATGCCTGCACGCACCTGCACACAGGTGATTTAGAGACACACATTAATTTATATGACGCTGACCATACAGGAACACACCCATATGGGGgaccccttccctctttctttttttaaaatatttatttatttatttatttatttatttatttattcatgagagacacagagagagaggcagagacacaggcagagggagaagcaggctccacgcagggagcccggcgtgggactctatccagggcctccaggatcacaccctgggctgaaggtggcgctaaaccgctgagccacctgggctgcccagccccctccctcttGCAACGCACACACTCACAGCAATGCACAGACTAGACACGGGAATCCAGAGCAGTAGAGACACTGCTCTGGGCATCCCTGAGTGAGGCCACCACCACTGGGCAGAGTGGCTGGGCTGATGAGAGTGTTTacccgcctgcctgcctgcctgcaggtCCAGGTGCTGCTTCCTGGGCCCTGGGTTTGGCTTAGCTGGCTGGGGGCAGCTCTGTGGGGCTGGTCTGGTTCACCCTGGGCAGCCAGGAGAGCCTTCAGGATCAGGACAAGTTCCAGCAGGTTCAGGTGTGGGGAGGCTGGGGCTCTCACTTGGCCTAACTCTTCAGCAAGGACTCCTGCCAGGGCTCCCGGGAGCGTTGTGGGGGATGAGGCTGGCAGGCCCCCCCCTGAGGATTAATGTCATTCCTGCAATCCGTGGGCAACTGGTTGGCTTCTGGTGCACCCCGGGATGCTCCTGTGGCTGCCTCTGGTGAAGGCGCCTGCACTCTGCGGAGCCAGCGACAGCCTAGTAGCAGTGCGAGGGCTATGGCATCAAGCAGCAGCTCCAGCAGCTCCAGGACAGAGAGAACAGATGAACCAAACCACAGGCTCCAGAGGCTGCCCATGGCTGAAAGCAGCTGAGGCACCTGCAAGCGTCAGTGGGTAGTGAGCTGGTGCACAGGGCTGGGCCCCGGGAGgttctgggtcctgctcccagCCCTGCTCTGGTTCCTGGTGGGCTCACCGAGTAAATGGGTGTCTCATCCACTGTCCGGTAGTTGAGCTCCTGGTAGAAGATGTTCACCTTGGCCACATGGCTCCTAGGGCAAGGCAAAGGGGTGAGGGGCTGGGTCCTGGGCCAGCCTGGCAGGGCCCCTCCTCAGGGCAGTGAAGGACAGGCTGGAAGACAGCAGGGCCAGGACCCCTGAAGGTGCATGCACCCACCTGAGGCCTGGGTTCTGGCTCAGGCTCCTGGGGTTCCGCTTGCCTAGTGCGGACAGGATCCAGTCCTGTACACAGAGGGCTCGCTGTGACCACTGCTTCTGCCAGCCCTCAGGGTGCTGGGCGGCAGGCAGGGCATGGGGACTGCAGGGCCCAGGCTGCCCTAGGGTGGGCTCCCTGGGACCTGTGAGACCCACCTGcatgcccaccccccaccccactcctgagGGGACTCACAGCTGACTTTGAGGAAGGCCACCTGGAGGTCCCAGCGGAGAGCTTGTAGGAAGACTCCCTGGGAGAGACAGGCCCCCATCACACTCCCGCGGTGCTGCTGCTACAGCAGCAATCCCCAGCTCTGGACTCCCACACTGCGCTCAcctgcagggcctggggcagcGTGAGGCGCAGGCCAGCCGGTGGGTCCCCAGGTCCCCGTAGAGGCGGTAGAAGCAGTGACCTGTGGAGGAGGGGTCACCAATGAACCCAGGAGGATCCATCCGGGGCAGGGCCTGACAGTGCTCCACCCCCTCGTGGGcgcggggctggggtggggggttgggtcTCACCCCAGCCGGGGTGCCTGGTGTAGCTGCAGTACTCGGCCCCTGACGGCAGGGGGTAGAAGTAGTAGCCGCAGGAGCAGGTCTCCACCATCAGCTGCTGGAAGCAGGACACCAGGCAGGTCTGGGGGGACAGGTGAGTGGGGAGGAACAGCCAGAGACATGAGCTGAAGGTCCTGGGGGGAACCAGCCCTCTCCTGGGGCTGTAAGAGGACTCGGTTCATCTCCTTTTCAGCGGAGCACCTGCCCTCCTTGTGCCCTCCTCCATGGTCACCCCTCCCCCTGGACCCTCCTACCTGGCTTTGCCCTGACCACCCTCTCTCCTGGCCTCCCGGGTCCCTCCTGAACGCTCCCCCCATCCTGTGGCCCCAGACTCACCTGCAGGGTATATGAGGCATTGTAGAGTAGCTGCACATCCACGCCCTCAGCACCCCTGGTGCAGTGGCTGTAGGGGCTCCCCAACCGGTGCACCTCATCCTGATGGGAGGGGACACTCTTCAGTTCCACTGTCCCCCGCCTTGATGCCCCAGGGTTGGGTAGAGAAGTGGAGCCCctcttctgccccttctcccaggaGCCCACCCACCTCTCGGATGCCAATGGTGGTCTCGGTCCCTGGCCGGACGCTGAAGCCCTGGTGCTCCAGGAAGGGCGTGTGGTCACGCCCGTGAATCATGACCTTGATGCTGGCCTCCGTGGACAGCAGAGGGACCTGGTCCTGCTG contains:
- the SCNN1D gene encoding epithelial sodium channel subunit delta isoform X7: MKAAASRELFTFFCTNATIHGTIRLVCSSHNRLKTASWGLLFVGALAALYWQFGLLFEQYWRYPVIMTVSVHSERKLFPSVTLCDMNPHRPRSACHHLQVLDEFARENIHSLYKFNFSEDRDVLCAGDRVPLPAFYLDRTIRLQRLSQPGDQNKVGFRLCNSTGGDCFYRAHSSGVTAAREWYHFHYVNILALLPTAHEDSHRSHRGHFIFSCQFDGQDCQARYFQTVHHPTYGSCYTFNGISATQHPGITHGISLVLRAEQQDQVPLLSTEASIKVMIHGRDHTPFLEHQGFSVRPGTETTIGIREDEVHRLGSPYSHCTRGAEGVDVQLLYNASYTLQTCLVSCFQQLMVETCSCGYYFYPLPSGAEYCSYTRHPGWGHCFYRLYGDLGTHRLACASRCPRPCRESSYKLSAGTSRWPSSKSADWILSALGKRNPRSLSQNPGLRSHVAKVNIFYQELNYRTVDETPIYSVPQLLSAMGSLWSLWFGSSVLSVLELLELLLDAIALALLLGCRWLRRVQAPSPEAATGASRGAPEANQLPTDCRNDINPQGGACQPHPPQRSREPWQESLLKS
- the SCNN1D gene encoding epithelial sodium channel subunit delta isoform X5, translating into MALTPGGSPKLQEAQPPLPPLPEDRRQERLVELHTSFRELFTFFCTNATIHGTIRLVCSSHNRLKTASWGLLFVGALAALYWQFGLLFEQYWRYPVIMTVSVHSERKLFPSVTLCDMNPHRPRSACHHLQVLDEFARENIHSLYKFNFSEDRDVLCAGDRVPLPAFYLDRTIRLQRLSQPGDQNKVGFRLCNSTGGDCFYRAHSSGVTAAREWYHFHYVNILALLPTAHEDSHRSHRGHFIFSCQFDGQDCQARYFQTVHHPTYGSCYTFNGISATQHPGITHGISLVLRAEQQDQVPLLSTEASIKVMIHGRDHTPFLEHQGFSVRPGTETTIGIREDEVHRLGSPYSHCTRGAEGVDVQLLYNASYTLQTCLVSCFQQLMVETCSCGYYFYPLPSGAEYCSYTRHPGWGHCFYRLYGDLGTHRLACASRCPRPCRESSYKLSAGTSRWPSSKSADWILSALGKRNPRSLSQNPGLRSHVAKVNIFYQELNYRTVDETPIYSVPQLLSAMGSLWSLWFGSSVLSVLELLELLLDAIALALLLGCRWLRRVQAPSPEAATGASRGAPEANQLPTDCRNDINPQGGACQPHPPQRSREPWQESLLKS